The following coding sequences lie in one Anoplolepis gracilipes chromosome 4, ASM4749672v1, whole genome shotgun sequence genomic window:
- the LOC140664976 gene encoding uncharacterized protein gives MGTVNAVALYECPIWATDLAAMRYAKDKFRRIQRSMAVRVIRAYRTVSHTAATVLAGSPPLEFLAAMYAERYNWERGLRRGHSPLPARVKKTIQIHAQRSMVERWSAHLSDPKTAG, from the coding sequence ATGGGCACCGTAAATGCAGTAGCCCTGTATGAATGCCCAATATGGGCGACGGATCTCGCGGCCATGCGTTATGCAAAGGACAAGTTCCGACGCATACAGCGCAGCATGGCCGTGAGGGTGATAAGGGCCTACCGCACGGTGTCCCATACGGCGGCCACGGTCCTGGCGGGTTCGCCCCCCTTGGAGTTCCTGGCCGCAATGTACGCGGAGCGGTATAATTGGGAAAGGGGGCTCAGGAGGGGTCATAGCCCTCTACCAGCCAGGGTCAAGAAGACCATCCAGATCCACGCCCAGCGGTCTATGGTGGAGAGATGGAGTGCCCACCTATCTGACCCGAAGACTGCGGGTTAA